AAGATAAGTTTGGTTTAATTCTGgggcgtgttgtggtggcgcagggggttagcacgccccacatttggaggccttagtcctcaacgcagACGTTGTgggttcgactcctggtcccGACAACccttgccacatgtcttcccccctctcctcacccgccttcctgtctgcctactgttgcaaaaaaatacgagccactagcaccgcaaaaactcttcagagaaaaaaaaaagtttggtttaattCTACTtaaaacagtgagaaaaaagtatttgtgtttttttatttaatctatgcacttcttgtttcagctgcttgtgTATAACACTTTGTGAAATGTTAACccaaagtaacatttttaatttgttctttactttttatctgttttttttacaacttaatTCTGAATATGATAgaaattgtattattattgtcacatggatagtgaaataaaataaaacaatcagtcCAGTGCAACGTTCTTATTGCTTTGGgttggaaacagtttttgagtgcagaaaaacaaatctgcagtttttaatttgtgcaaATTGATTTTAAGGAGActtgtgttttctgtctcagCGTCACGTTTCCCAGTCCACAGCAGGATCAGGAGGTACAGGTGGAACCCGCAAGTTCAAGTGTACCGAATGTTCAAAGGCCTTCAAATACAAACACCACCTAAAGGAACACCTGCGCATTCACAGCGGTAAGGAgaaaccagacacacacacacacattaccaATCACTGATTCATGTCCCAAACTATGACTTTATAACCAAAAGTACATTCTGAACCtctaatgtttaaatatattttagataaaagacAAGGAAACTAGAAAGAATTAGAATATCACcatgaatcttttttttgtagaataATGACACTTTATTACTCTACCATTACTCTAATGTGATAATAgcagaattaattttttgtttttgctaactttgaaaacgtttagcacacttagcttcccctaagtcaatttttccagataaactCTAAAGCGCTAATTTGTGAACTTTCAGTTGAATGAAGATGCCTGAGTTgagttcagtgatttataaagtaatagcagtattttaaagtcaattCTCTGAGCTGAaggttttattatgtttgttttaggtGAGAAGCCATATGAATGCTCAAACTGCAAGAAACGATTCTCCCACTCTGGCTCCTACAGCTCCCACATCAGTAGCAAGAAGTGTGTGGGAGCAGCAACTCAGAACAGTGTGACTGTAACGGTGGTGAAGACCACGTCTCCAAGCACTCAGACTAAACCTGTTGCAATCGCTCCAGCACGACTTCCTGTCAAAGAAAAGACTGAAAGCAAACCGCTCCAGGAGCAGCTGCCCGTCACCCAGATCAAATCCGAACCTGTGGAATACGAGTGCAAGCCGGTCATGGCGCCGCCGGCGACTTCGACCGGCAGCAAGGGAGTGGTGAACGGCGGGGCAGCGCCACCAGCAGCAGCCCCAGTGGCAGCCATCCCTCAGAGCGTAGCCATGGTCGTCCCAACGGTGGGCCTCGTGTCGCCGGTCAGCATCAATCTGAACGACCTGCAGAGCGTGCTGAAGGTGGCGATGGATGGAAACGTTCTCAGGCAGGTGCTGGGCTCAGCCAACGGCGTTGTGGCGCAGGGAAAGCAGGGAATTGTAGTCCAGCAGCCTCAGCAGCAGATCATCAGCCTCCCTGCCTTCGTGGATCACGACGGCACCACAAAGATCATAATCAACTACAGCATCAGCCCTGCAGCCGGCACCAACGCCGCCGCCGCCCTGCCCACGCCGCTCGTCATCAAAAACAACCTTCCCCCTGCTCCCGTCGTCACTACCGCTGCCGCTGCCGCCCCGACCGCAACAAAAACGGATCAGCTCGAAACGCCTGAGGTAACGGACCTCAGTCTGAAGAAAAATCCAGTAGCAGAACCCATTAAAGACATGAAGACGGAGGCAACAGCAGAAGAAACCGTGAAGGAGTCGGAACCAGCTGAAGTACCCaaatccagcagcagcagtacgTGTTTACTGTGCGACGACTGTCCTGATAACCTGGAGGCGCTGCATCTCCTTCAGCATCGCAAAGCTGCCAACGGGGAGGCCGTGGACTCGGCCGCGTTGGACCCGTCGTTTGCCGCTCTGCTAAACGAGGCCGGCGTGATGCTGGAGGAGCCGCCAGTGGAAGACCTCCTCTCGCTCCTCAAGACTTACTTTGCCTCCAACGCCAACCCAGGTGAGGAGGAGCTGACGAAGATCTCCAAGTCTGTCAATATTCCTATGGAAGTGGTCAAGAAGTGGTTCATCAAGATGAATTCTGGGAAAAACACGAGTAAATGTCACACCGAGTCGTCAGATCCTCCAGAAGAgactaaaaccacaaactgcagctcagaggagacTTTGAATAACGATGAGAACGGCAGCCAGGAGGAATGTGACAGACCTCAGTCCCGCGCCAGCTCGCCGTCAGACTCGCTGTCTCTCAGCGGGGATCTGGTGATCGTCAAAAGCGAGCCAGAAGACCCAGAGGAAGCAGACTCGCAAGCAGAACCTCTGGACCTCTCTCTTCCCAAACATGAGATCCCACcatcagaaaagaaaaccacGCCTCCCCCAAAGCAGCAGGAGCATCCTCTGAACCTGACCTGCCTGAGGAAGGACGGCCAGACGCTCTTCGTCACCACGTCTCAGAGCACCAACCCCGTCAACATCGTCACCGCCGCCCAGCTGCCCACACTAGTGGCCATCGCCGGTCAGGGGACGGTGGGCTGCCTCGGCACCATCAACACCACCACAAAACGCACCATCCTCATCCCCCAGCTCACCTACACCTACGCAGCCGCCACCGGCAACGCCGCCGGAGCCAAGACTGTCGTCCTCAACGGCCATAAGGttggtgctgctgcagcttggTGGGGCTCAGCTCCTCACTGCGTTTCCTCTCTGGTTACTTAGGGAATGTGTTTGTCAAAGTGGGGGTCGTGGGATCCTGGGGGCTACAACGGGGGCAATATGTTATTTGCCATTTTCAACTTTCTGATTGGCGGCCAGTCAAATTTATAAAGCTGCATTACTCCTCAAGTTAGTCGGCATAGCAAGCGCAAAATGCAAGTTAGCAAGTTTTTGagaacagaaaaccaaaagaagcAAAGGAAAATCTAAAGGAATTaggcagcatttatgctaaacaaaGTTGGTAATTATTGAATAGTGAGTAAAAGTGAGAAAACGTTACTTGACATATTTTGTAGCCTTGTCTGTTGGTTTCCCAGCCAGAAGCTAACAGAAGCTGTTTGGGGGTCATGTAATGGAAAAGCGTGGGAACCCAGATTTAggaatgtgttttgttgtgcaGGAGAAACGTTCAGAGAGCAACACTGACGGGGCTTCCTCTGCAGAGGAGCAGGACAGCAAGAAGCGACGGGTGGAAAATGGCGTCTATCCCTGTGATCTTTGCTCCAAGGTCTTCCAGAAGGGCAGTTCGCTGCTCAGACACAAATATGAACACACAGGTATTCCTCCTACACTTCATGCAGTCTGACGATTCAAAACTGGCTCGACTTTATTCTGAGAAGTGGCCCTAAAACTCAAGTCACCTAGCTAACATTATAAACATGCAGTACTTTTCACTCctatttacatgttttcagttttagtcaGGCTACAGACACAAACTTCATAGCTTGAACAAAACGCATGCAACaatacaaacttgttttaactgCACATGAGGTTATGCTCAAAAATATAATTGGGAAATTTAACACATTGTTGTCCAAACTactaaaactaactaaaacagTCAAACAATTCCTGCAGTCTCTTATTTCTCACAAACCTTGAACAGGTTGGCTCACTATGGACTGAAGAAGCctgttttaaatggaaatgtttcttgAAAAAAGAAGTAATCACtaatttatcttcatttttattatcacaatagtacaAAACATTGTGATAAATTCTAATTTCATATCACCCATAGGATATGGATATGTGTTTTTAGTAGCTAAAAACACAGCTTTAGGCAGGTTAGCTTTAGggttgtaaaaagaaaaaatgttctaTTAAAATATAGTCCTAGGTTTTGGAAGCGTGTCCTCCTGATGCTTGTTTCTCCTGCAGGAAAACGGCCCCATGAATGCACCATCTGCAATAAAGCTTTCAAACACAAGCATCATCTGATCGAACACTCCAGGCTGCACTCCGGTGAGAAACCCTACCAGTGCGACAAATGTGGGAAGCGCTTCTCCCATTCAGGCTCGTACTCGCAGCACATGAACCACCGCTACTCCTACTGCAAGAAGGACTGGTCCATCCTGGGCTCCGGCCTGGGGTCACGCAGGGGTCAGTTGGAGCTGGGCAGCCCCGGCGGCGGCACGCTGTCGGACAGCCGGACCACTACGCCGCAGTCCCAAATGGACTCGGACGAGCGGGAGagcgaggaagaggatgacgagGCCATGTGTGTGGACGACATCCGGGTGGTGCAGGTGGACGACGGCGAGTGCGAGATCTACGAAGGCAACTTCGACGAcgacgaggaagaggaagaggaggaagagacggAGGCTGGGCAGGCGCGGGGGGAGGGACAGGATTTTTTTTGCGACGTGGTGGAAGTGGAGCTGGGGAACGAACACGCAGAGAACGGCACTTCGGAGGGGAAACGCGAAGAAAAGGAGGAACCGGCGGGCGCAGCAGCGGAGAAACGGGCGGACTGCGAAGCAGAAACAGACAAAGTCATGAAGGAGGAATCGGACAGCACTGAGGAGTCGCAGGAAGCTGCGAAAACGAAATGAAGGAACCCGATTCCTCTGTTGAAgtcatttcagacaaaaaccaCATCAAGAAGCAGCAAGTCTGAAAGTTGCCTAATCTTAACGGTCCACTACTGTGTGCAAAAACCCAGGTGTGCCTgaacttagaaaaaaacaaagacagtgactttttatttgtgaaaagtaaaatattcatgttttaaagtgtttataGAAGTACAGATTTGAAGTAGTACCATCTATTATCTTGTTAGACTTGTTACTGAGACTtcccaggttttttttttttcctcagccaGTCAGTGTTACTAATCTTGTTCTtgtttgaagacattttaaccTGTATAGAGAAAGATTTCTATACCTTTTTATTGCCAATGAATTTTCCTAAATCAGTATTTAATTGAGTTTGACGAACAAAAACCTCTGCACTACAGTATTCCTAGTTTACCTACGGATACATGCCTCATGCATCGTATGCCCTTCAGTGTTGTATATGTACGCTAGTTAGCGGGTTGTTGTTTGTGTTAGTGTTAGCCTTCGCTAGCTGgcgttctgtttgttttcagtttcgaCTGTTAGCCTTAAGGAAAACTAGGTATTCCTGGGGATGGGGTGGGGGGAATGGGACGGGTCGGGACGGGACGGGATGGGTCGGGACGGGTTGGGACGGGACGGAGAGGAGAAGGCGGCTTCTGTTTGCCATAACCAAATTAGTCCAATCAGGGAAGAAAAGGTCAACCTCAAAGCCAGCATCGGCGCTTCTGTGGACGGACCGGAGAAGAGCTCCGCCTCCAGGCTCGTCTTCGggtccaaaacacacacacacacacacgcacacacacacacacacacacacacacacacacacaatcctATCAATCTTCTCCTGCTTTTCCGTTccactttattttctctgtgtcaGTGTTATCAGCTTACATTTGAAGTGTATGTGAAGGATCAGGTTGCTTCCTGCTCCACCCCGATGCCTCCAGCCTTATGCAAGACCTGTGTGCTGTTAAAAGTGCCATTGAACAGtgttatttcttcttcttcttcatgttctTCTTCACATGTAGCCAGTATTATGTTCCTCTCTTATTTACACACCACCCATGTTGGTTAATGTTTGTTAGCGCGCACAGAACAGTGAACTTGTCACAAATACAAGATCTTTTCCAATATCATAGGATGCATCAATGACTAAGCAACTGCAGCGAATTTTATCACAATGAGTTTTGTTCTCTATAGTTCTTTATAAtcatttgattaaatataacaATACACTAGCAAAACTTaccatgaaatgtttttttgctcaAAGTAACCAAGCAGCTATTAAGTCAATTAAACCCATTCAGACCTGATGCAAGCTTTTCCTTAAAGATTTAGAAAACTCAGGAGCCTGGATGCTCCGGTTGCCATGTCAACCCatgctaaaaatattaaaaactttacAGTTTCAAGACCACTAAAGGTTTCTATCTTAACATTTCAAGTCATTTACAGAAGCGCCAGTGAAAATGCTGGAGTGACCAGATATATGAACGGTTTGACTAGAAAACGTTTGGTTTCCCctcccccacttgttgctgCGCACTGCCAGTTAGCAGATAATAGCATGAGAAAACCACTGTAGCACAACGGTTACCGTCTTATCAAAATAACGCTGCTTTACAGCTGAAGTTGCATCCGACTGCAGGCTGGCCAACCtgagcagatagcctgactaattaaCCAGCTCATATATTGTTATACAATaagatttttataaatgttcatATTAGTAGGATGCAACATTTTAGGTACAGTATGAATAAAgagtgctttgtttttattttttgtgtataaATACTGTCGCACACCAGACAAGAACTTTTCTACAAAGTTTTGAGGCGTCTCATTAatgaaaaactttgtgttttctgataaaactattttttaatctttgtttatTCATACCTATATTCAACTGACACTTTAGCTTGTATAaacttaaaatagaaataacagtttgaaccttttgttttttgttttgcttcattgcaaaaacacaaaatcttaccaagtattttagtttagtttctagcGCAAATATCTTTATCcacttgaaataatacaaaactaacttgcaactaacttttcagcaagatataagaacTTATGATAAGTCAACAATTTCtaattattaatgaaaaagtactatAAGTGACATTTTAacttataatatgggaaaaatgtcttgttccactggctgattatttATCTTGCAGCCAGCactatttcatcaatattaaggaattgaagacttaaaacaagcctctaaaTCTGGATGGAAAGTTATTTCTaagttctgtcttattttaagtgtgctaagatatttgctctacaAACAAGTCTAAAATACtttggattttgtgtttctgcagttaTTTACTTTTCCCATCCTTAACTAACCTATATTTTAAATGGATTGTAACCAATAATTTATTCTCAAACTCattaggaaaaatgttttatatttcgAATTGCACCCAGGAGAGTGAGGATTAAAGAGACAGTAAATGGTTTTTGGAAATGATGAAAAAGGAGCAAAATCAAAgtattaatttgaaaaagacGTTAGATTCAATTGAATTCAGTCTAAAATGAATTTGGTGAAATGTCTGCCAATTTATGACTGATTTCTGATCTAAAAATGATACAATATACAGAAAGGATAAAGTTTGTGCATCTGGTCCTAATGGGTAGTTTTGCCACTCAGCGTTGTCCTGTACctttaaagctgtaaaatgttCTCAGTTTAGGTTGAGGTTTAGCTTGATATGTTTTGTCCTgatctggttttaaaaaagagagatgaaACTATTAGAAACATTAATGAATTAGAGCAGATTTTCTCTTGTGCActtgtttttcctcaaaaacagaactgtgaCAAGCTGTCCCGCACTTCAGGTAACAAACATTAGTGAATGTGGTCTCTGAAgagttttgagttgtttttaccCAAACAGTGTTTTAtagtgcttttgttttctgtccctttttacttttttttttttttttttttttttttttttttgctttttatgtgtttttgtcaaTAACAGCAGTATTTGAACCcttttcacaggaaaaaaaacaaacatccggtttagtttttagaaaacttttttatatttatgtgtcttatttttatattttcttttatgcttATTTATTACACATTGTAGTGTACATTACTGTAGTTTGAATTGatacaataatatattttagtatGAAAAATACTCTTGAGGCAAACAAGAATCCCAAAATGTGGTTCTGGGAgatgaagtttgttttaacaaaaaatagtttaaaaaaaaaaaaaaaaaaaaaaaagaagattaaaataaaaagtgtactCTGTAAActtgacttttgttttaagctgagaaaataaaggaaaaaaaaaagacaggaatgAAGTGAGAAATAGAAACTGTTACATGTGCATCCGTCGTTATTAAGCTACTGAATTCTGTGACTTTAAACGCATGAGTCGTTGCCGTTTTAATGAAGGATCTTGTTATGAAGTCGTTaatcctccttttttttattttatcaagcCAAATCTGCATCGTCCCGCCGCCCTGTCTTTTGTTGTGTGCCAACTTTGTATTTTCCATTGTACCGTTGAAGGCTGCATAATGTTTGTCTATACAACCCTTTGTAAATCCACTGTCTTTTtgtatggtttttattttaggtttgcTCCATTTTTATGACTCCCcatcacaataaaatgtaagaCAGCATCTCTGAGTGACTTCCTGTCTGCTTGTGATTTGACACTTTAGACCTGGAGTTACACTAAAGGAACAAGTAAAAAGCTGAAGTTATCACTGCACTGTAGTGATTTCGCtcttttatttggttttacatATCGCATtataaaaaagatcaaatctTTTGTAAACTAGAAAAAATTTCATATAAACTAAATTCCactaaacaaaccaaaaacttcTAAACAATCCTGAACCATGCTGGAGAGTGGGTTTTATAAACTTGGGTTTCTTTAGACAAAACgcaaaaaacatttcaacttcaCATCAAAAAAACATTATTCCTGGAATCTCATTTGATGCGAAACATtagtattaaatattaatacttatatgaacaaaagaaatatgtattaatatgtgagcaaaaaacaccaaaaacgGTGCGTTTTTCATTAATACTAATATATAATAtagtcaaatattaaatatactgCTCAGGTTCTTCATTCAGCAATCTGATCCCgggcaggtcagaggtcattagGGCAGATTTCAGACGTGCGTTGTAGTTCTCCAAACAGACCACAAGGTGGCAGTAAAGGTCTTTCAGAGTTTAGTAAATGAATTTCAACGTCATGGATGCCAAAATCCCTTCATCAACATTCCTACACAATAAActctaaaaaacaaaaggcaaacaTCAAAGAACCCATTTAGTTGACTGTTATGGCAGAAATTCCCCTTTTATTGAGTAAATATATGAAGCAGCCtcttcaaaaaatgaaaaatttcaCAAGATATAAGCAAATACTAATCTGTGACTTCagtaagtttatttatatagaatgaaaataaactaaGATATAAATAGTTCACCCCCTGATAAAATGGCgctttgaaaagacaaaactcaaatgaatcaaatgaaatccgaaatttattacaaaagtcacatttagaTTCAAGTAAACATCACCTAGTTCGTAATTAGTGTGAAAAGGCTGGTTGGGTTGGTAAAAAGTCGATTCGCAaagagaaaatctatttttacttaaaaacaatcTTACACTTATGGGTGAACGGGACAaggtattttataaatataaaccaaaaaacttgtacaaaatccccaaaaaataaataaaaaaccaacaTGCATGAAAGCACATAACCGGGCGAACTGAAGCAGAAACTTGTGttacaaacaagaaaataagacGTAAAAATACAGGATGTCAAAATAGCAAGTGCACACTATCgttatttttagctaaatcCTAATAAAAGCATAATATGTGCAAATAAACTGGGATTGAGGAAACGTGAACTTCATAACACCACTGAAATATGTCAAAACGCTACAAATCCAtagtcttaaaaacaaagatggctgAATTTGTGCCACATCATCTATTCAGTCGTGCACAGATCTGCTGAGGACACTTTGAGCTAATCTACAAAACAAACGTGAGGCTTGTCTGCTGAAGCGCAACAGAGCAGGAGTAATATCAGACCTGCGATGGCCTGCGGTAATTAAAGCTCATTTCATGCTTCTGCACATCGTGATGTTGAATACATCGAGCCGTTTGTCAGAATTAATTGGCCAGCTCGTAAGCACATCACATCTGTCAATCACGCACAACCTTTCAGGCTGAGTTGGTCAGCAAGGCTCATGCTAATGAAGCTGCTGAAGTGATGGTGAAAAAGAATATGGCGGTGAGAAAAACGTGCAATACGGGGTTTAAAACTTCAGGATTTTCAAGAGACACTACctctatattttgtttttctaaataaaagggAGTAAATGACAAATGAGTCCTGGATTTATCTAATAGATCCATAAAATTAGTTATggtaaacacacaaacacactccagGTCATTGTAGAGACATTCTCCTGTTTCCTGTGTTAGCTCCAGTGTGtcccattttcttttgtaaaactcTGTCAACAGTCTGCTAATGTCGACAAAACGCTAtttgcaattgcggtgtttccattaaataagaaacgcgaTTAATATCATAGGTGGATAACTTTCTACCGTCCTGTCATtttccaactacttcctgttgtcttcatCTTCGTGGTTTGCGCCGGCGGCAACTTCCAGTTGTCGATTATGTGACTCCATTTGATGCAGTAAGTGTTTCCGttgtagttttgcaaaaaataaactaattttgataAGACCAGTTGCAGACTCCTGGCCTAAACAGGTCAAACTGAATCAGGATAttacaaaaactataaaattatCTGACCTTGCAAGCAGAAAGTCGGGGAATACTCAAAATCTGATCCACATCTCCAGCTGTGGCATCATTACTAATGTTGAAAACAAGTTTCAAAGTtgacactttaaataaataacatgcatttttaataaaatacacatttcattAGGACCCATCTTTATCTGAAGTTCTGTTCGGTTCATACTGAAGCCTCCCCTGTCTCAGCGGTCATAAACCTCCAGCATGCAGCAGGTTCAGAGTGTTTTCGTTTGTGCTGCTGAATGAGTTTGCTGCCTGTCATTAAAGCAGCCATGCAGGGAGGAACACAGTCAGACTGTCTCCAGATCCTCGGTGGCGGCTGTTCCCCGATCTCGATCTGCGCCCGACTCTGTCAAACTGACTCCTCTCTTCTGCAGACGCCACTTCTACATTTACCTCAATGAGTCTAATCGATGTTGTTATGCAAAGCAACTTGTTCAAGTGGAACGGTAATGAATCTCTAAGTAACAACAGGAAAGAGGGCAGAAAGTGAAGGCAAAGGAAAAGCAGTGAAGTCTCAGTAGAAATTTAAAGAGCAAAACTTTGTTACCTTTTAGCAGTTCTGGATTAAAGGgacatttttgaatatttactCATAGATTATATACAATCATATATAcagtatgtatatttatatatacatatataaaacttttttttcttcaaaaaagccaaattttgttgatcacgattgatttgtaaaagcccTAAAAAGGGTTAAACATCCAAAGGGGTGAATGCTTTTAATGGCCACTACTGATTTTTGATCCTCAATATTGTGGATGTAAATAGATGATTGATTAATCAAGACTGTTGACAGgtagtcataatgttatgccttaTTGGTCTCTAAAGTCAGAAGTTTAACTAATCTGGAAACATTCTTAACAGACAaaatttatccttttttttaaaaaaaaaaaaaacaaatgcaggaaACAACtttattgttgaaagaaaaatcaaacccACACATGCTTCccaaaaaatgtttactttgagGCCATTTTTTAATCAGgaggcacaaaaacaaaacttggtTCACTTCATTATGACCCATGTCATCAGTGTGTAAACATTTGCTTCTCAGCTGCATTGACAGAAATATTTGTCCACTTTCACTCAGTCTTATCTACAAAGCTGATCAAAAGAAAGAGACACTGAACCAACCCGAACTTTAACAACTTGTCATTAAATTCACATCTGCACTTCAGAGTTTAGGATGGAGATAGTGTTACAAACTCCGATAATTGACACACTTCTCACCTTTTGCATTGTTTGCACATGAGCTACACTTGAGAAAATTCATTTTGATTAGAAGGATGTCTGCTTGGAAAATGTCTGATGTGCAGGTAGATGAGGACAAAGCGCCAAACTGTGAGAGGAGACGAGTCAGAAAGGAGCAGAATCAAAGCAGACTGGTGTCTAAAAATGGTCTCTGTGTGAAGCAAATGAGGCGACAGCGTTGAGTGagcactgctgctgctgctactctGAAACTTCACAGCTGAAATGCATTAAGAAATCAAGGAAGGAAAGTTCCCTGTGAGCAGTTACTGTTTTTAGAGAAGTGAACAACCTCAAACTTCAGAGTAGGGGTGGGAGAGACGACTTAGAATATTAAGAAACAGCAGCGAAATGGGCCTGGTGGTCAACATAACAAGCACATTTCTAAATTGCTTGTCATGTTGCTGTGTTTGTGATTTTGTCCACTTGAACAAACATTCTCTGTTGTAAATGTGATCTCGGATCTCACAGAGACAACTTGTATGAATAGaggtcaaataataataataattaaaaaaatgctggtcagaacaGGAGCAGAAATGGTGTTGATTTGAATTCTGCCAGactttcagtgtttcagatcaGCTTTGTCACATGCAGTCATTTATCAAGGTGGTGATTTAAAGGATGACTTGCCTCAACAACGTGCTCTCTTAAGTCCCTTCAAAGGGTGTCGGTTTGCTATGTCTCCAAACTACTGCTCTTGAAGAAAATGTATCCTTTCTCTTACTCATTGCATAAATTAACCATTCggtttttaaacataaaatcattCTAAGCTCTCACTTATTATCTTTTATgcttttcaatatttctttctttttttccactacaACCTTGAccagaaatgaaaagcaaatgtaaaaacaatcaaagccTTTGACTATACCCCTTGGTTCATTGCCAGTTTTCAAAAGATGCATCATGCTTCAGACATCCAGGCTGAGGGGAAACTGCCCAGTTTTACAAAAAGATATTCAAACATTGGAATGTATTAGGAGATATTTTCCCCTTTTGCGGTGCAAAAACAAGCATCCATCACACTCaccaaattatttttgctgctcCAGGCACGGAGTTCCAATCAAACTTTTAGCAAAGCGTTTTAGGATCATTAGCTCGAGGCTGATGAGACGTTTCCTCATTAGCTTCAAGCTAAATCTTAAAATGTCTGAGCCTGGAAATGACCTACTAAGTCATGAGTGACCATTAGATGCAATGTACATAATAGCAAATTTGGTCACTTTTAATGAAACTTTTTCCCCATATAACTTCTGAAACTGTCATCCCTCGTCGGCTTTAACAAGATGCAAAACGGATCCcaacacaaaatgcagaaattcaCTTCGTCTTTGTGAAAACAACCATAAAGATGTCAATTACTGAtacttttgcattatttgaacTTCTCAACCTATTTTAACTTCATGTGACTTTCTGCAATCTATATTCAGCCTcttgcaaaacaattttttctgtttttgaaaaaccaATTTAAACGATGCTTGTTGCATCAACTGAACCAGATCTGTGGTTACAAATGTTAATTAATGTTTTCCTCAGAGTTGTTTCTTGTCTCCATAGTCGCTTAAGGACAATATCTCAAAGATCAGaagcatttttgtctttgtcccaaaaaaataaa
This is a stretch of genomic DNA from Gambusia affinis linkage group LG12, SWU_Gaff_1.0, whole genome shotgun sequence. It encodes these proteins:
- the LOC122841282 gene encoding zinc finger E-box-binding homeobox 1-like isoform X2, whose amino-acid sequence is MSTCAVTNFNNSLEASSDSDDEDKLHIVEEDSLLENDATETDGATALENHDAAITVLPHNGSWNGVKEECVSEEEEDEEVKDALVDEILQQSDTAIIYPEAPEDEQSPAETGDADENGTSDSFSHLHICPYCSRGYKRNASLKEHIKYRHETSEDNYSCSQCSYTFTYRSQLERHMSHHRGNKEQRHVSQSTAGSGGTGGTRKFKCTECSKAFKYKHHLKEHLRIHSGEKPYECSNCKKRFSHSGSYSSHISSKKCVGAATQNSVTVTVVKTTSPSTQTKPVAIAPARLPVKEKTESKPLQEQLPVTQIKSEPVEYECKPVMAPPATSTGSKGVVNGGAAPPAAAPVAAIPQSVAMVVPTVGLVSPVSINLNDLQSVLKVAMDGNVLRQVLGSANGVVAQGKQGIVVQQPQQQIISLPAFVDHDGTTKIIINYSISPAAGTNAAAALPTPLVIKNNLPPAPVVTTAAAAAPTATKTDQLETPEVTDLSLKKNPVAEPIKDMKTEATAEETVKESEPAEVPKSSSSSTCLLCDDCPDNLEALHLLQHRKAANGEAVDSAALDPSFAALLNEAGVMLEEPPVEDLLSLLKTYFASNANPGEEELTKISKSVNIPMEVVKKWFIKMNSGKNTSKCHTESSDPPEETKTTNCSSEETLNNDENGSQEECDRPQSRASSPSDSLSLSGDLVIVKSEPEDPEEADSQAEPLDLSLPKHEIPPSEKKTTPPPKQQEHPLNLTCLRKDGQTLFVTTSQSTNPVNIVTAAQLPTLVAIAGQGTVGCLGTINTTTKRTILIPQLTYTYAAATGNAAGAKTVVLNGHKEKRSESNTDGASSAEEQDSKKRRVENGVYPCDLCSKVFQKGSSLLRHKYEHTGKRPHECTICNKAFKHKHHLIEHSRLHSGEKPYQCDKCGKRFSHSGSYSQHMNHRYSYCKKDWSILGSGLGSRRGQLELGSPGGGTLSDSRTTTPQSQMDSDERESEEEDDEAMCVDDIRVVQVDDGECEIYEGNFDDDEEEEEEEETEAGQARGEGQDFFCDVVEVELGNEHAENGTSEGKREEKEEPAGAAAEKRADCEAETDKVMKEESDSTEESQEAAKTK